In a genomic window of Xenopus laevis strain J_2021 chromosome 5S, Xenopus_laevis_v10.1, whole genome shotgun sequence:
- the LOC108717969 gene encoding CASP8-associated protein 2 isoform X5, with protein sequence MRVPGKLLNGHTGGVFKFGRNVTGEDLDEKDSPAKSEASSVDIYDGLDISSIPAEPSILSTPTRDCLDLYEEILTEEVTAKEASFNDLHAEYEKCQKQMKELINRVKEMQTQNTTLQNENQCLKKNISALIKTARVEINRKEDEINRLNQRFSSVNPRINKHIPVPLSEPNKTSYKTCQIESRSREIQPKNTDSSGKPDLQNQTINSRRNDSTRLNYLPTEKDINAVDKNFSSSSNPCAKLSKGLETELLKENTEGYSNQDAAKGRKERYGEDQSKDRERRQMKEQCRSSSSSLVCEKKTVELKETGPSSDSGKSESRQETQATKFDSLNEKNNRKFLTSTSHDKARTMRDKAPSKEDSRTKEKLRKPSESYSRRDSKDSEKGKDSDYRNRKTEKDDPPRRSQRTSNLKDESSSKSKAELDRRRSSDTSRREKHSSDYSKVSKSGHRDCNLIGSSKNEHKMSSKKEDKHILDHKNMKSGRDKDERKGSREKEGSYRDRKEHKVLTGEGKQKEVSSDMHSSKVKSSCKSDDQCKLLNAEKLELDQKKTNTVKDLKLSYMETLHLTLSPAKKKSLSESDTSKLPLVLCDEKHGIGEITNPKPVLQLYESSASINEVKSASSQKSKPESIILTENPPKQVTTSNINLEEDKKCQSKQVVDAIKCTPQNQPGIPIDESNPAPSNTTLSVADPEKVVVNNELHALHSDEMETSIADGSQIIDLDSYIELDKCSGSESPHSEKEDEDNVAQTVFCQENLSPSKQLNKAFEHNTNILKNVTEPAKGICESTNLVEISTKEIESKQCLHDDDDSVMNIDLHFIRRVPKIISPLKSPMKPIVKLHRIDYTAKASVVRLLNKEFCYANGTSSVHLSKELNKENFQPAVKNDASSAKCSPIIISSDDMEEGEIVSDVEEVTCVQAPNTTSSPKQTAVVQTNINEDSVSFQRDDTSMGKPNRVISSRKQNATKSKVKSKSDLKTHLLKQPNKKRRIINPDNCLEEILQADKPSSIQDVLQMLRAIRKHIRKKYMKFKMQFTVRQYHKVIEVGTSYFITLVKKVNWTALCSLPSTLQKKLCKYIDNKMKKLKKNGIVDRIFEQHLLDMKKKLWNFVDDQLDCLFDTLKIMLTKLCDKAELECTSDKNHLCVQNNISSSSARLKGSKINNKIEQENHKTTSFSEIQCKAQVPKVKDQNNKPVSNSVNKDSLSREPVKGPVVVESDSKSNILIEKNLKPALSGTSEIRKLEPDRSGLSFNLVSDDHMGDIFKNLLNDLEALEQTKTSDEKSWVFRTPEKPSISSQKNFSNENTPIKTCLQLPSSLSWPPHSPMQSSSFSTLDMVVNPDVLDESCMLEIPLTSSSGKSIPGSDERLKSYSSILMEDLAVSLTVPSPLKSDSHLSFLRLGTAPEYVSEEVINTNYSEGALLEEDDVAEQDIHLTLDSDNSNSSLENTNDISSFQCLPSEPMQAVIMEKSNDHFIVKIRRASSTFSPNSEQPSTEHFPPVPESTTDVKDLADHLKNINFEEHESHGGNSPPKSEHKVFQVRKSDATHKTVDGEILETSLVNVSNKAVDFKQLPDKDVDKQTVSLFKPPEPLSPSKDSTLVSTSQANLHQIFQSVTDRKDCNKSDLFSEQVTKDSIICNSGSPESIAQVNWNDKAHRTKRKKESKEEPLAKRRQVQSFNQESNEKKAKEYGKEQSNILSKGKSQRKHKRSASDCTDQLSSSPKDSSKSMSAKNVIKKKGEIVTTWSRDDDRLILLHCQQLGADQKTFISLSSKMNKPPHEIAERFRQLMKLFKKCRYSAT encoded by the exons ATGCGGGTTCCCGGGAAACTATTGAATGGTCACACCGGAGGTGTCTTCAAGTTCGGACGGAACGTGACTGGCGAAGATTTGGATGAAAAAG ATTCTCCTGCTAAAAGTGAAGCCAGTTCTGTTGATATATATGATGGACTGGATATTTCAAGTATACCAG CAGAGCCTTCTATACTCTCCACTCCAACACGGGATTGTTTGGATCTGTATGAGGAAATCCTGACAGAAGAAGTAACCGCTAAAGAGGCCTCATTCAATGAT TTGCATGCTGAATATGAAAAGTGTCAGAAACAAATGAAAGAACTCATTAACAGAGTCAAAGAAATGCAAACCCAG AACACAACCTTGCAAAATGAAAATCAGTGTCTGAAAAAGAATATTTCTGCACTCATCAAGACTGCAAGAGTAGAAATTAATCGCAAAGAGGATGAGATCAACAGACTAAATCAGAG GTTTTCTTCTGTGAACCCTCGCATCAATAAACACATTCCTGTGCCATTATCAGAACCCAATAAAACCAGTTATAAGACGTGCCAGATAGAAAGCAGATCAAGAGAAATACAGCCAAAGAATACAGACAGTAGTGGGAAACCTGATTTGCAAAACCAGACAATTAACTCTAGAAGAAATGATTCAACCcgcttgaattatttgcctacagAAAAGGACATAAATGCTGTTGACAAGAACTTTTCCAGCAGTTCAAACCCCTGTGCTAAGCTTTCCAAAGGTTTAGAGACAGAGTtactaaaagaaaatacagaaggATATTCAAACCAAGATGCAGCaaaaggaagaaaggaaagaTATGGTGAAGATCAGTCTAAAGACCGTGAGCGAAGGCAGATGAAGGAGCAGTGTAGAAGTAGTAGCAGCAGTTtagtatgtgaaaaaaaaactgttgaactGAAAGAGACTGGACCTAGTTCAGACAGTGGAAAAAGTGAGAGCAGGCAAGAAACCCAGGCTACAAAGTTTGATtcacttaatgaaaaaaataatagaaaattccTTACATCAACCTCTCACGATAAAGCGCGGACTATGAGAGACAAGGCACCGTCAAAGGAAGATTCTCGTACAAAAGAGAAGCTTCGGAAGCCTTCTGAATCCTACAGCCGAAGGGACTCTAAGGATTCTGAAAAAGGTAAAGACTCTGATTATAGgaacagaaaaactgaaaaagatGATCCACCAAGGCGATCACAGAGAACATCAAACCTAAAGGATGAAAGTTCTTCTAAAAGCAAGGCTGAACTCGATCGCAGGAGGAGCAGTGATACAAGTCGAAGAGAGAAGCATTCTTCTGACTACAGCAAAGTTTCAAAATCTGGGCACAGAGATTGCAATTTAATTGGCAGCAGTAAAAATGAACATAAGATGTCATCAAAGAAAGAAGACAAGCACATACTAGACCACAAAAATATGAAATCTGGTAGGG ataaaGATGAAAGAAAAGGGAGCAGAGAAAAAGAGGGAAGTTATCGTGATCGAAAAGAACATAAAGTACTTACAGGCGAAGGAAAGCAGAAAGAGGTATCTTCAGATATGCAcagtagtaaagtaaaaagttcCTGTAAAAGTGATGATCAATGCAAACTTTTGAATGCTGAAAAACTGGAACTAGATCAAAAGAAAACCAACACTGTGAAGGATCTCAAGCTCTCCTATATGGAAACCCTTCATTTGACCCTCTCTCCTGCTAAAAAGAAGTCCCTCTCTGAATCTGATACAAGCAAACTGCCCTTGGTACTGTGTGATGAAAAACATGGCATCGGTGAAATAACCAATCCCAAGCCAGTACTACAATTATATGAGTCTTCTGCAAGTATAAATGAAGTAAAATCTGCGTCCTCTCAGAAAAGCAAACCAGAATCAATTATTCTAACAGAAAATCCACCAAAACAAGTGACAACGTCAAACATAAATTTAGAAGAGGATAAGAAATGCCAATCTAAGCAAGTTGTAGATGCCATTAAGTGTACTCCACAAAACCAACCAGGAATTCCAATTGACGAATCGAATCCAGCACCCTCCAATACAACGCTTTCAGTGGCTGATCCTGAAAAGGTGGTTGTAAACAATGAGTTGCATGCACTTCATTCGGATGAGATGGAAACAAGTATTGCTGATGGCTCACAGATTATAGACCTGGATTCTTACATAGAGCTTGACAAATGTAGTGGCAGTGAGAGTCCTCATTCAGAAAAGGAAGATGAAGATAATGTTGCACAAACAGTATTTTGCCAGGAAAACCTGAGTCCATCAAAACAGTTGAATAAAGCATTTGAACACAAtaccaacattttgaaaaatgtaactgAACCAGCAAAAGGTATATGTGAATCAACAAATCTTGTAGAAATAAGCACTAAGGAAATTGAATCTAAGCAGTGTCTCCATGATGATGACGACTCTGTAATGAATATTGACTTACATTTTATAAGACGTGTTCCCAAAATCATCAGTCCGCTTAAAAGTCCAATGAAGCCAATAGTGAAACTGCATAGAATTGATTATACAGCCAAGGCTTCTGTAGTGAGACTGTTAAATAAAG AATTCTGTTATGCTAATGGAACCTCCAGTGTTCATTTGTCAAAAGAACTAAACAAGGAGaattttcagccagctgtaaaGAATGACGCAAGCTCTGCAAAGTGTTCACCCATTATTATTTCTTCAGATGACATGGAAGAAGGTGAGATTGTAAGTGATGTGGAGGAAGTTACATGTGTGCAAGCACCCAACACCACTTCTAGCCCAAAGCAGACTGCAGTAGTCCAAACAAATATAAATGAAGATTCAGTAAGTTTCCAAAGAGATGACACATCCATGGGAAAACCGAATAGAGTAATTTCCTCCCGAAAACAAAATGCAACTAAATCAAAGGTAAAATCTAAATCtgatttaaaaacacatttacttaAACAGCCCAATAAGAAAAGAAGAATAATAAATCCTGACAACTGCCTTGAAGAAATTTTGCAAGCCGACAAGCCATCTTCTATACAAGATGTTTTACAGATGCTACGTGCAATTCGAAAGCATATtcgaaaaaaatatatgaagttTAAAATGCAGTTTACAGTGCGCCAGTACCATAAGGTAATAGAAGTTGGAACATCTTACTTTATAACACtggtaaaaaaagtaaattggaCTGCATTGTGTTCATTGCCGagcactttacaaaaaaaattatgtaaatatatagataataaaatgaaaaagctgaaaaagaatGGGATTGTGGATCGAATTTTTGAACAACATCTATTAGATATGAAGAAAAAGCTCTGGAATTTTGTGGATGACCAACTGGATTGTTTGTTCGATACACTCAAAATAATGCTTACAAAATTGTGTGACAAAGCTGAGTTAGAATGTACTAGTGATAAGAACCACTTATGTGTCCAGAATAACATTTCCTCATCATCTGCTCGGCTCAAaggttcaaaaataaataataaaattgagCAGGAAAACCATAAAACCACATCATTTTCTGAAATTCAATGCAAAGCACAAGTTCCCAAAGTTAAAGACCAGAACAATAAACCTGTGAGCAATAGTGTTAATAAAGACAGTCTTTCAAGAGAACCAGTAAAAGGACCTGTTGTAGTTGAATCAGACTCAAAAAGTAACATTTtgatagaaaaaaatttaaaaccagcATTATCGGGGACTTCTGAAATACGGAAACTCGAACCTGACCGTTCAGGCTTATCTTTTAATTTGGTCAGTGATGATCATATGGGtgatatctttaaaaatttgttaaaTGATCTAGAAGCTTTGGAGCAAACAAAGACTTCAGACGAAAAATCATGGGTGTTTAGAACACCGGAGAAACCAAGCATTTCTAGCCAGAAAAATTTCTCTaatgaaaatacaccaataaaaacTTGTTTGCAACTGCCTTCGTCCTTATCCTGGCCTCCACATTCTCCTATGCAATCTAGTTCATTTTCAACCCTTGATATGGTTGTTAACCCAGATGTCTTAGATGAGAGCTGTATGCTAGAGATTCCTCTAACCTCCTCCTCTGGCAAGAGCATTCCAGGATCAGATGAAAGATTAAAATCCTATTCATCAATACTTATGGAGGATCTTGCAGTATCATTAACTGTGCCATCACCACTGAAATCAGATTCTCATCTTAGCTTCCTCAGACTGGGGACTGCACCTGAATACGTCTCTGAAGAGGTTATTAACACCAATTATAGTGAAGGTGCTCTGCTAGAAGAAGATGATGTTGCAGAACAAGACATACATTTAACACTGGATTCTGATAACTCAAATAGTTCTTTGGAAAATACTAATGACATATCTAGTTTCCAGTGCCTTCCAAGTGAACCCATGCAAGCTGTTATCATGGAGAAGTCAAATGATCACTTCATTGTAAAGATAAGACGGGCATCCTCAACCTTCTCTCCCAATTCTGAACAACCTTCAACTGAACATTTTCCACCTGTACCAGAATCAACAACAGATGTTAAAGACCTTGCTGAtcacttaaaaaatataaattttgaaGAGCATGAATCTCATGGTGGGAATAGCCCTCCTAAATCTGAACATAAAGTATTCCAGGTCAGAAAATCTGATGCAACCCATAAGACTGTCGATGGAGAAATTTTAGAGACAAGTCTTGTCAATGTTAGTAATAAAGCAGTAGACTTCAAACAGTTGCCGGATAAAGATGTGGACAAACAAACTGTTTCATTGTTTAAACCACCTGAACCCCTTAGTCCTAGTAAAGACTCTACTTTAGTTTCAACATCTCAAGCAAACCTGCACCAAATTTTTCAGTCAGTGACAGACAGAAAGGATTGCAATAAAAGTGATCTGTTCTCTGAGCAGGTAACCAAAGACTCTATAATATGCAACAGTGGATCTCCTGAAAGCATTGCACAAGTCAACTGGAATGATAAAGCTCACCGCACCAAACGAAAAAAGGAATCGAAAGAGGAACCATTGGCAAAAAGGAGACAAGTGCAAAGTTTCAATCAGGAAAGTAAcgaaaaaaaagcaaaggaatATGGGAAAGAACAAAGCAATATTTTGTCAAAGGGAAAGTCTCAAAGAAAGCACAAAAGATCTGCCAGCGATTGCACTGATCAGTTAAGCTCATCACCAAAGGACTCCTCCAAAAGCATGTCTGcaaagaatgtaataaaaaagaaaggagaaaTTGTTACAACTTGGTCCAG GGATGACGACAGGTTAATTCTCCTTCACTGTCAGCAGCTTGGAGCAGATCAGAAAacatttatttccttatcttCAAAAATGAATAAGCCCCCTCATGAG
- the LOC108717969 gene encoding CASP8-associated protein 2 isoform X6, with amino-acid sequence MRVPGKLLNGHTGGVFKFGRNVTGEDLDEKDSPAKSEASSVDIYDGLDISSIPAEPSILSTPTRDCLDLYEEILTEEVTAKEASFNDLHAEYEKCQKQMKELINRVKEMQTQNTTLQNENQCLKKNISALIKTARVEINRKEDEINRLNQRFSSVNPRINKHIPVPLSEPNKTSYKTCQIESRSREIQPKNTDSSGKPDLQNQTINSRRNDSTRLNYLPTEKDINAVDKNFSSSSNPCAKLSKGLETELLKENTEGYSNQDAAKGRKERYGEDQSKDRERRQMKEQCRSSSSSLVCEKKTVELKETGPSSDSGKSESRQETQATKFDSLNEKNNRKFLTSTSHDKARTMRDKAPSKEDSRTKEKLRKPSESYSRRDSKDSEKGKDSDYRNRKTEKDDPPRRSQRTSNLKDESSSKSKAELDRRRSSDTSRREKHSSDYSKVSKSGHRDCNLIGSSKNEHKMSSKKEDKHILDHKNMKSGRDKDERKGSREKEDKDERKGSREKEGSYRDRKEHKVLTGEGKQKEVSSDMHSSKVKSSCKSDDQCKLLNAEKLELDQKKTNTVKDLKLSYMETLHLTLSPAKKKSLSESDTSKLPLVLCDEKHGIGEITNPKPVLQLYESSASINEVKSASSQKSKPESIILTENPPKQVTTSNINLEEDKKCQSKQVVDAIKCTPQNQPGIPIDESNPAPSNTTLSVADPEKVVVNNELHALHSDEMETSIADGSQIIDLDSYIELDKCSGSESPHSEKEDEDNVAQTVFCQENLSPSKQLNKAFEHNTNILKNVTEPAKEFCYANGTSSVHLSKELNKENFQPAVKNDASSAKCSPIIISSDDMEEGEIVSDVEEVTCVQAPNTTSSPKQTAVVQTNINEDSVSFQRDDTSMGKPNRVISSRKQNATKSKVKSKSDLKTHLLKQPNKKRRIINPDNCLEEILQADKPSSIQDVLQMLRAIRKHIRKKYMKFKMQFTVRQYHKVIEVGTSYFITLVKKVNWTALCSLPSTLQKKLCKYIDNKMKKLKKNGIVDRIFEQHLLDMKKKLWNFVDDQLDCLFDTLKIMLTKLCDKAELECTSDKNHLCVQNNISSSSARLKGSKINNKIEQENHKTTSFSEIQCKAQVPKVKDQNNKPVSNSVNKDSLSREPVKGPVVVESDSKSNILIEKNLKPALSGTSEIRKLEPDRSGLSFNLVSDDHMGDIFKNLLNDLEALEQTKTSDEKSWVFRTPEKPSISSQKNFSNENTPIKTCLQLPSSLSWPPHSPMQSSSFSTLDMVVNPDVLDESCMLEIPLTSSSGKSIPGSDERLKSYSSILMEDLAVSLTVPSPLKSDSHLSFLRLGTAPEYVSEEVINTNYSEGALLEEDDVAEQDIHLTLDSDNSNSSLENTNDISSFQCLPSEPMQAVIMEKSNDHFIVKIRRASSTFSPNSEQPSTEHFPPVPESTTDVKDLADHLKNINFEEHESHGGNSPPKSEHKVFQVRKSDATHKTVDGEILETSLVNVSNKAVDFKQLPDKDVDKQTVSLFKPPEPLSPSKDSTLVSTSQANLHQIFQSVTDRKDCNKSDLFSEQVTKDSIICNSGSPESIAQVNWNDKAHRTKRKKESKEEPLAKRRQVQSFNQESNEKKAKEYGKEQSNILSKGKSQRKHKRSASDCTDQLSSSPKDSSKSMSAKNVIKKKGEIVTTWSRDDDRLILLHCQQLGADQKTFISLSSKMNKPPHEIAERFRQLMKLFKKCRYSAT; translated from the exons ATGCGGGTTCCCGGGAAACTATTGAATGGTCACACCGGAGGTGTCTTCAAGTTCGGACGGAACGTGACTGGCGAAGATTTGGATGAAAAAG ATTCTCCTGCTAAAAGTGAAGCCAGTTCTGTTGATATATATGATGGACTGGATATTTCAAGTATACCAG CAGAGCCTTCTATACTCTCCACTCCAACACGGGATTGTTTGGATCTGTATGAGGAAATCCTGACAGAAGAAGTAACCGCTAAAGAGGCCTCATTCAATGAT TTGCATGCTGAATATGAAAAGTGTCAGAAACAAATGAAAGAACTCATTAACAGAGTCAAAGAAATGCAAACCCAG AACACAACCTTGCAAAATGAAAATCAGTGTCTGAAAAAGAATATTTCTGCACTCATCAAGACTGCAAGAGTAGAAATTAATCGCAAAGAGGATGAGATCAACAGACTAAATCAGAG GTTTTCTTCTGTGAACCCTCGCATCAATAAACACATTCCTGTGCCATTATCAGAACCCAATAAAACCAGTTATAAGACGTGCCAGATAGAAAGCAGATCAAGAGAAATACAGCCAAAGAATACAGACAGTAGTGGGAAACCTGATTTGCAAAACCAGACAATTAACTCTAGAAGAAATGATTCAACCcgcttgaattatttgcctacagAAAAGGACATAAATGCTGTTGACAAGAACTTTTCCAGCAGTTCAAACCCCTGTGCTAAGCTTTCCAAAGGTTTAGAGACAGAGTtactaaaagaaaatacagaaggATATTCAAACCAAGATGCAGCaaaaggaagaaaggaaagaTATGGTGAAGATCAGTCTAAAGACCGTGAGCGAAGGCAGATGAAGGAGCAGTGTAGAAGTAGTAGCAGCAGTTtagtatgtgaaaaaaaaactgttgaactGAAAGAGACTGGACCTAGTTCAGACAGTGGAAAAAGTGAGAGCAGGCAAGAAACCCAGGCTACAAAGTTTGATtcacttaatgaaaaaaataatagaaaattccTTACATCAACCTCTCACGATAAAGCGCGGACTATGAGAGACAAGGCACCGTCAAAGGAAGATTCTCGTACAAAAGAGAAGCTTCGGAAGCCTTCTGAATCCTACAGCCGAAGGGACTCTAAGGATTCTGAAAAAGGTAAAGACTCTGATTATAGgaacagaaaaactgaaaaagatGATCCACCAAGGCGATCACAGAGAACATCAAACCTAAAGGATGAAAGTTCTTCTAAAAGCAAGGCTGAACTCGATCGCAGGAGGAGCAGTGATACAAGTCGAAGAGAGAAGCATTCTTCTGACTACAGCAAAGTTTCAAAATCTGGGCACAGAGATTGCAATTTAATTGGCAGCAGTAAAAATGAACATAAGATGTCATCAAAGAAAGAAGACAAGCACATACTAGACCACAAAAATATGAAATCTGGTAGGGATAAAGATGAAAGAAAAGGGAGcagagaaaaagaagataaaGATGAAAGAAAAGGGAGCAGAGAAAAAGAGGGAAGTTATCGTGATCGAAAAGAACATAAAGTACTTACAGGCGAAGGAAAGCAGAAAGAGGTATCTTCAGATATGCAcagtagtaaagtaaaaagttcCTGTAAAAGTGATGATCAATGCAAACTTTTGAATGCTGAAAAACTGGAACTAGATCAAAAGAAAACCAACACTGTGAAGGATCTCAAGCTCTCCTATATGGAAACCCTTCATTTGACCCTCTCTCCTGCTAAAAAGAAGTCCCTCTCTGAATCTGATACAAGCAAACTGCCCTTGGTACTGTGTGATGAAAAACATGGCATCGGTGAAATAACCAATCCCAAGCCAGTACTACAATTATATGAGTCTTCTGCAAGTATAAATGAAGTAAAATCTGCGTCCTCTCAGAAAAGCAAACCAGAATCAATTATTCTAACAGAAAATCCACCAAAACAAGTGACAACGTCAAACATAAATTTAGAAGAGGATAAGAAATGCCAATCTAAGCAAGTTGTAGATGCCATTAAGTGTACTCCACAAAACCAACCAGGAATTCCAATTGACGAATCGAATCCAGCACCCTCCAATACAACGCTTTCAGTGGCTGATCCTGAAAAGGTGGTTGTAAACAATGAGTTGCATGCACTTCATTCGGATGAGATGGAAACAAGTATTGCTGATGGCTCACAGATTATAGACCTGGATTCTTACATAGAGCTTGACAAATGTAGTGGCAGTGAGAGTCCTCATTCAGAAAAGGAAGATGAAGATAATGTTGCACAAACAGTATTTTGCCAGGAAAACCTGAGTCCATCAAAACAGTTGAATAAAGCATTTGAACACAAtaccaacattttgaaaaatgtaactgAACCAGCAAAAG AATTCTGTTATGCTAATGGAACCTCCAGTGTTCATTTGTCAAAAGAACTAAACAAGGAGaattttcagccagctgtaaaGAATGACGCAAGCTCTGCAAAGTGTTCACCCATTATTATTTCTTCAGATGACATGGAAGAAGGTGAGATTGTAAGTGATGTGGAGGAAGTTACATGTGTGCAAGCACCCAACACCACTTCTAGCCCAAAGCAGACTGCAGTAGTCCAAACAAATATAAATGAAGATTCAGTAAGTTTCCAAAGAGATGACACATCCATGGGAAAACCGAATAGAGTAATTTCCTCCCGAAAACAAAATGCAACTAAATCAAAGGTAAAATCTAAATCtgatttaaaaacacatttacttaAACAGCCCAATAAGAAAAGAAGAATAATAAATCCTGACAACTGCCTTGAAGAAATTTTGCAAGCCGACAAGCCATCTTCTATACAAGATGTTTTACAGATGCTACGTGCAATTCGAAAGCATATtcgaaaaaaatatatgaagttTAAAATGCAGTTTACAGTGCGCCAGTACCATAAGGTAATAGAAGTTGGAACATCTTACTTTATAACACtggtaaaaaaagtaaattggaCTGCATTGTGTTCATTGCCGagcactttacaaaaaaaattatgtaaatatatagataataaaatgaaaaagctgaaaaagaatGGGATTGTGGATCGAATTTTTGAACAACATCTATTAGATATGAAGAAAAAGCTCTGGAATTTTGTGGATGACCAACTGGATTGTTTGTTCGATACACTCAAAATAATGCTTACAAAATTGTGTGACAAAGCTGAGTTAGAATGTACTAGTGATAAGAACCACTTATGTGTCCAGAATAACATTTCCTCATCATCTGCTCGGCTCAAaggttcaaaaataaataataaaattgagCAGGAAAACCATAAAACCACATCATTTTCTGAAATTCAATGCAAAGCACAAGTTCCCAAAGTTAAAGACCAGAACAATAAACCTGTGAGCAATAGTGTTAATAAAGACAGTCTTTCAAGAGAACCAGTAAAAGGACCTGTTGTAGTTGAATCAGACTCAAAAAGTAACATTTtgatagaaaaaaatttaaaaccagcATTATCGGGGACTTCTGAAATACGGAAACTCGAACCTGACCGTTCAGGCTTATCTTTTAATTTGGTCAGTGATGATCATATGGGtgatatctttaaaaatttgttaaaTGATCTAGAAGCTTTGGAGCAAACAAAGACTTCAGACGAAAAATCATGGGTGTTTAGAACACCGGAGAAACCAAGCATTTCTAGCCAGAAAAATTTCTCTaatgaaaatacaccaataaaaacTTGTTTGCAACTGCCTTCGTCCTTATCCTGGCCTCCACATTCTCCTATGCAATCTAGTTCATTTTCAACCCTTGATATGGTTGTTAACCCAGATGTCTTAGATGAGAGCTGTATGCTAGAGATTCCTCTAACCTCCTCCTCTGGCAAGAGCATTCCAGGATCAGATGAAAGATTAAAATCCTATTCATCAATACTTATGGAGGATCTTGCAGTATCATTAACTGTGCCATCACCACTGAAATCAGATTCTCATCTTAGCTTCCTCAGACTGGGGACTGCACCTGAATACGTCTCTGAAGAGGTTATTAACACCAATTATAGTGAAGGTGCTCTGCTAGAAGAAGATGATGTTGCAGAACAAGACATACATTTAACACTGGATTCTGATAACTCAAATAGTTCTTTGGAAAATACTAATGACATATCTAGTTTCCAGTGCCTTCCAAGTGAACCCATGCAAGCTGTTATCATGGAGAAGTCAAATGATCACTTCATTGTAAAGATAAGACGGGCATCCTCAACCTTCTCTCCCAATTCTGAACAACCTTCAACTGAACATTTTCCACCTGTACCAGAATCAACAACAGATGTTAAAGACCTTGCTGAtcacttaaaaaatataaattttgaaGAGCATGAATCTCATGGTGGGAATAGCCCTCCTAAATCTGAACATAAAGTATTCCAGGTCAGAAAATCTGATGCAACCCATAAGACTGTCGATGGAGAAATTTTAGAGACAAGTCTTGTCAATGTTAGTAATAAAGCAGTAGACTTCAAACAGTTGCCGGATAAAGATGTGGACAAACAAACTGTTTCATTGTTTAAACCACCTGAACCCCTTAGTCCTAGTAAAGACTCTACTTTAGTTTCAACATCTCAAGCAAACCTGCACCAAATTTTTCAGTCAGTGACAGACAGAAAGGATTGCAATAAAAGTGATCTGTTCTCTGAGCAGGTAACCAAAGACTCTATAATATGCAACAGTGGATCTCCTGAAAGCATTGCACAAGTCAACTGGAATGATAAAGCTCACCGCACCAAACGAAAAAAGGAATCGAAAGAGGAACCATTGGCAAAAAGGAGACAAGTGCAAAGTTTCAATCAGGAAAGTAAcgaaaaaaaagcaaaggaatATGGGAAAGAACAAAGCAATATTTTGTCAAAGGGAAAGTCTCAAAGAAAGCACAAAAGATCTGCCAGCGATTGCACTGATCAGTTAAGCTCATCACCAAAGGACTCCTCCAAAAGCATGTCTGcaaagaatgtaataaaaaagaaaggagaaaTTGTTACAACTTGGTCCAG GGATGACGACAGGTTAATTCTCCTTCACTGTCAGCAGCTTGGAGCAGATCAGAAAacatttatttccttatcttCAAAAATGAATAAGCCCCCTCATGAG